The Halobacteria archaeon AArc-dxtr1 region CTGCGACCAATTCGTCGGCCAGCGCCTCGGCTGGGTGGGCAGCGTCGGTCGGTCGGTTGACGCGGTGGTACCACCGGTCGCCGTCGAACGCGACGGCATGGATGTGCGGGGTGTCTCGGGTCGAAGCCAGCGGATCGTCGGGATCTACGGTCGACTCAGCTCCGACGAGTGCCAGACAGTGTTGAATCGTCGGCTCCCAGCGCCGACCCACGTGAACGACGGCGTCGGCATCTCGGTCGGCCAGTTCCGCCGCGAGCGCGTCGGTCGCCCGCTCGGTCACGGCGCTTCGACTTCCGGCTCGGCGTCTGGCCCAGCCTCGGGTTCGTCGGAAGCGGCCGGCTGCTGGGCGTCCTCGATCAGCTCCTCCAGACTGTCGTCGGTGAGACGGTTGTGGAGCAAGACGTCGACCGGCAGCGTCGGGGCGCCGTCGACCAAGTTCTCTAAGATCGTCAGGCGCTCGCGAGCCCGGGACATGCCGACGTAGAAGACGCGGCGCTCGTTGTCTGTCAGGATCGGTACCGGCGAGGTGGTCTTGGTGAACTCCTCGCAGCCGGGGATGTCCGTAAGGGGCTGCGTGTCGATCGGATCGCCGTGTTCGTCGACCTCGACGGGCTCGTCGTCGGCCGAGCGTCCCTCGAGTGTGGCGACCATCTGCTCGACGACCTTCTCGGTGAGGTCGGTGCCGATGATGACGTGGTCGGCCTCACGACCCTTCGCGGAGTGGATCGTGCCGACGCGGACGCGGTCGGTGTCCATCCCCTGGTAGGAGCCGATCGCGAAGTAGGCTTTGACGGACTTCTTCTGGAAGTTCGTCACCTTCCGCAGCATATCGGAGGCGGATGCCGGCCCGGGCATGAACGGCGCGTGGTCCCGGATGACATCGGCCGGAATGGCCAACTCCTCCAGATCGTCGACGCCGGCTTCCTCTTCTCGGTCGTCGATCTCGTCGAACAGCGCGTCCCGGTCGTTGGTACCAAAGGCAGAGTCCTGGAGCATGTCCGCGAGTCGTCGGGCCTGAAGCCCGTCGACGTCCTCGCCGGCGTCGACTCGCTCGACGGCGCGGACGTACTGGGTGAGTCGGTCGGTCCAGAGACGCTGGTCGGTCAGGGAGGTGAAGGGGACGCCCTCGGTGATGAACTCGTCGATGAACTGGAACATCTGGTAGCGCGCTCGGAAGAGGACCATGACAGTCCCGTCGCCCTCGACGAGCGTCTGGCGAACCATCCGGACGACGTCGAGCATGGAGGCGTTGGCTCGTGCATCCACGGAACCGCCCTCCTTGCGCGGGTTCAGGTCCTTATCCTGGCGCTGGTCGATGTGGCGAATCTCCTGGTTGACCGCGTTCAGGACGTTCGAGGGCAGTCGGTAGGAGTTCGGGAGGATGACGTCCTCGTCGACCTCCTCTTCGAGTAGCAAGGCGGGATCGGCGCCCTGCCAAGAGTAGACGACCTGGTCGTCGTCGCCGGCGATCAGCACCTGCTCGACGTGGGGTTTCCACTCCTGATAGACGTCGTACTGTAAGGTCGTGATGTCCTGGAACTCGTCGATGACGAGGTAGTCGACGTTCGGGACGAGCGAGCGCTGTTTCACCCGCTCTAACATGTCCGCGAAGCCGATCTTGCCCTGGTCGCCCTTGTAGGTGCGCCAGGCACGAATCGCCTCGGGGACGTCGATCCGGTCGTCGTCGGCCGGCCAGGTCGGCGTGTACTTGTTGCCCTCCTGGGCGTTGGGGTCGATCTCGGGGGGGAGGCGAACCTCCTCGACGTTCCACTGGAAGGGGACGTCGTACCAGTCTCCTACCTCGCGGCCAGTGCGCTGGAGCCACTGACTGGTCGCGATGACCTTGTTCCCGATGGTCGTCGAGCGAGCGGTTCGTCGGCCGGCACCCGAGTACTCGTCTTCGTACTCGATGCCGTAGTCGTCACAGAACTCCTCTTTGTCAGATTCGCCGATGACGTCACCGCGAGAGAGATCGAGTAGCTCGTAGGCTTTCGCGTGCATCGTACAGACGTTCCCCTGTAGCGCTCGGGGATTCTCGTCTAGACGCTCAGCTAAGCGTTCGCGGACCTCTTGTGCGGCAGCGCGGGTGTACGAAACGACCAAAATGTCGCGAAACGAAACGTCGTCGTCATCGAGAATATCTTCGACGTGATCGAGAAGGGCTGTCGTCTTCCCGCTACCGGGACCACCGAACAGCCGCGTCACCTTCGTCTCCGTGGGAGCCATTGTACCGTGACAGGAGCGCGAGACCCATAAGTCACGTGGATTGTCGACAGGGAGAGGACGTCTCACGACCGCAGACGGACGCTTCGGTGTTCGGTGCGTCGGGAAGCGGGCGAGCCAGGGGCGGGCGAAGAGCCAGGTGGAACGACCCGACTACGGGTTACGCGGTGAGCGCGCCGCACGAACGTCCGCACCGTCGCGAATCTTGTCGGTACACTGCGGACAGACCCGTGGATCGTCGACTCCCGGCGGCGTAAACACGCGAGCGTACGCATCCGTCACGAACGCACTGCAGTTCTGACACTTGGGCATATGTACTCTAGGAAACTGGTTGGAAGACGAGACTATAATCCTGTCGACCGTTCGAACCGAAATTGGGCAACGGTCGGGCTACTGATAGGGCTCCCACCCGCAGACGGTACAGCTCCGGGCGGACGTATCGTGGAGTCCGCTACACTCCGGACACTGTTTCTTGTTGTAGTCGTGCTTCCAGCCTACGTCCTCGGTCGCGTGGCCGCGATCCGAGAGGAATTGGTCGAACACGTCGTCACCGGCATCGTCGGGTGCGGATGCCATAGTCATGGTATGTCACACCACACTATTAAATCATGCGGTTCGGTGTCATACTGCCGGATTCAGGAATTCCGTCGTATTCGAACCGCACTCTGGGCTCGCCACAGAGACCGTCTCCCCCCAGTACGAGACGACAACTACCGGAGAATACGACCCCCATTCCGGGGGTGCAGCAATATATACAACGAATGGGTTATTCCTGAACGATGGGAACGGACCCAGGGCTCAATCGATACTCGATCCCTCCGTATCGACGATGAGGGTCTCCAAATGCCTCGCCGGTGAGCCGATAACTGGAGCACAGACAGCCACTGTGTTCTTCGTCTGGATCGGATTAGTGCTCGCTGCCGGCTTTATCCTCGTTCTCAACCTCCCGTAAGGGTCCCCGGAGCCGCGTCCGTGGGGAACCGACCGACAAGAAAGGTGCAGTTGGATTACAACGAATGTGTGACGTTCCAGAGATCCTACGCGGGTTCGACCTCGACGCAACCGACGAGGTCGTCAGGCGCCACCTAGAGCAGTCGTACCTCGACCACCCCACTCGTGGGCCGTACCTCAAATCGCGAGAGCTCTACAGGGAAGTCGAAGCCGACATCGACGACCAGTTCTCGCCGAGGCTGTTCGGGATGTTCTGTGAGAGCAGACCGTACTTGGAGACGTGGTCCCGCGGATACGGCGGCTCACAGCGATATCGGATCCTCCCGGAAGAGCTGTAGCCCAATCCCGACCGAACGGTCGCGGAGCAAGCGAGCAACAACTCCTCGGAAATCTGCGCTCACTGGACCGTTTTGACCCGCGCGCTTTTCTCGCTCTCGCACCAACGACGGGTCATGAGCGATCTCCGCCTCGACGCGACCCAGCTCGATCGCTACTCCCGGCACGTGATTATGGACGAGGTCGGCCCCGAGGGGCAACAGCGCCTGCTCGAGGGCTCAGCGCTCGTCGTCGGCGCCGGCGGCCTAGGCTCGCCGGCGATCCAGTACCTCGCCGCGGCGGGCGTCGGCCGGCTCAGCATCGTCGACGACGACGAGGTCGAGCGCTCCAATCTACAGCGCCAGGTGATCCACGGCGACGCCGACGTCGGCCGTCCCAAAGTCGACAGCGCCGCCGACTTCGTCGCCGAGTTGAACCCCGACGTGACCGTCGAGACACACGAGACGCGGCTCACCGCCGAGACAGTCGACGAGCTTGCGGCGAGCTACGACGTCGTCCTCGATGCGACCGACAACTTCGCGACGCGGTACCTGCTGAACGATTACTGTGCGCTCACCGGAACCGCGCTCTCCCACGGTGCGATCTACCGGTTCGAGGGACAGGTGACGACGTTCACGAACGAGCGCAATGCCGTCGAATCACCGTGTTACCGCTGTGTCTTCCCCGAGGCGCCAGAACCCGGCACGGTCCCCGACTGTGCCACCACCGGTGTGCTCGGTGTCCTCCCGGGAACCGTCGGCTGCATCCAGGCGACGGAGGTCGTCAAGTACCTGCTCGATCAGGGAGAACTGCTCGAGGGGCGCATCCTGACCTACGACGCGATGGGGATGCAGTTCGACGAGATCGAGGTTCGACGGAATCCGGCCTGTCCGGTCTGTGGGGACGATCCAGAGATCGAGTCGGTCGAGGAGGGCACCTACGAGGGGACCTGTGAGATCGCGGCTGACTGACTACGGGAGACGGGTGGCGACGGCATCTCGCAGCTCGATCGCGCCGATGAGCGCGATACAGGAGACGAACGCAACGGTTCCGAGCTTGCCGCCGGCACCCTCGAAGGCAGGTGTGACCGCGAGGAAGACGACTCCAGACAGTCCACCGGCAGCCGCGACGCCGACCGCGCCTGGGAGCCGCTCCGGGCTCGACATCCCGACGAATGAGGCACAGAACGCGACGGCGGCCATCGTCGCTCCGAGTTCTCCCGCGAGAAGAGGGAATGCGGCGCCGGCCACGACACCGACCAGCCCGGAGCCGACGACCGCGCCGAGTTCGAGACGGACGCTCAGGAGAACCGTCGCGACGGCCCCGACGACCGCGACGGGAACGGCCAGAGAAAGGAGATCCCACTGGGGAGCGCCCGCGTCGGCGTAGTCGAGTCCGACGAGGGCAGCCGTCGTCGCACAGCCAAACAGGGCGAGCGTCCCGAGCTTCCCACCGACGCCGCCGAAAGACTCCGTCGCCGCGAGGAAGCCGACGCCGGCTACCAGACCAGCGAGCGCGACGTACGCTATCGACCCAAAGACCGCCGGGGAGGCCATGCCGACGAACGAACCGCAGTAGATCGGCGCGGCGACCCGCGGGAGGGCAACACCAGCGCCGAGACCGACCAGCGCCGACGCGAGCACCGGGCCGAGCCCCGCAGAGACACTCAACACGTAGGTGATGACGGCGCCGAACGTGACGGCGAGCGCGTCGACGGCGTCCGTGCGCTCGAATCCGGGTGCGTCGAACTGGTCGAATGAGCGTCGTCGCTCGACCCCGCCAGCGAGGGCGCCGGCGAGCACGGTTCCGAAGAGGAGTCCGACCGCTCCGATCGACGGCTGTCCCGGGGCGACCACCGAGCCGACGAGCAGCGCGCCGGCTGTGAGGAGGAGCGCGAAGTAGCCCGCGAGCTGCGTCGAACGGTACACGACACGAGCGAGAACCGGACGAGAAGAGAGGGTTACGATTCTCGGCGCCACCCCGAATCGTCCGCCGTCAGCCTCGCAGCTGGCCGCCGTCGACGGGGATCTCCGCGCCCGTGACGAAACTCGCCTGCGGACTCGCGAGGAAGGCGACCACGTCGCCCAGTTCGCGGGGCTCACCGAGACGCCCCATCGGGATGTCTCCAGCAAGGTCCGCGAGCCCCGCCTCGTAGTCGGCGTACTCGCCGCGGTCGACGCCCGATTCGACGAGTTCTTCGATGCGGGCGGTCTCGATCGTCCCGGGAAGCACGGCGTTGGCCCGAATCTCGGGCGCGAACTCCCGCGAGAGCGACTTCACGAGGCCGACGACGGCCCGCCGCACCGAGTTCGACAGCAACAAGCCGTCGACGGGCTCCCGGACCGTCCGGGACGTGATACAGGTAACCGACCCGTGCGTGGAGGCCGCGAGGTGGGGCCGTGCCGCCTCGATCGTCCAGACGACGCTCATCACGAGCAGGTCGTAGGCCGCGTACCAGTCGGCGTCGTCGGTCTCGTCGAATGTCGTCGCCGGCGGGCCGCCTGCCGAGGTGACAAGATGATCGATGCCGCCGAAGCGCTCGACCGTCGTCTCGACGAGGGCGGTGACCTCGTCGGGATCGGTCAGATCGGTCGGGACGGCGAGGACGTCGCCCTCGCCCGCCGCGTCGAGGCGCTTGCGGGCTTTGCCGAGTCGACTCTCGTCGCGCCCACAGATCGCTACGTCCGCACCCGACTCCGCCAGCGCGATCGCACTCGCGAGGCCGAGTCCGGAGGAGGAAGCCGTCACCAGCGCCGCCGTCTCGTCGAGATCGAAGCTCATACGCCCACGATAGCGAGGGAGCTACAAAGGGATCGGGAAGTCGAAGCGGGCTGCGAGCGTCGGCTGGCACGGGCGAGATCGCTTTCGATCACGCTCACTCGGCCTGGCGGATGCGAACTAGTCCGTCGGCGGTGACGCCGATCGTCAGCGGCGTGGCGACCTGCCGACGGTTCACCGCGGTTCCGGCCGCGTCGCTTATCGTCTTCATCAACTCGGGAGCGGTCGCGTCGACCTGGATATCGGCCTCGTCACAGGCGTCGTAGACGAGTCTCGGGACGTCGTAGAGATCCGTTCCGGCAGAGACGTGGACCCGAACTGGAGCGTGTAACGCCTCGGCGAACGCGACCGTCTCGCGGGCCCGTCGGACGTTCTCTCTGGCACTCGACTCGATCGAGGAGACGTTCGCCCGCGAGGTGCCAAGCGCGTCGGCGATCTCGGCCTGCGGAACGTCGCGTTCGCGGAGGACGAGTACCTGGGCCTGTCGGTGGGTGAGCACGCTCGCGTCGGCATCGAAGCCGATCTCAGCCAGTAGCGACTCGGCGTCGTCGATCACGGAACCACCCCAGTCGACGGAGGTTCCACACGGGTAGAGAGGTGCTGTGTCGCCGGCTCGCGCCGTGCTCGAACGTTCATACGCGGTCGTAGGGGCGGAACCACTAAAAGCGTCCACAGTGTCGACTGCGGACTGTCCACTCGATCAGCAGCCGATCAGGAGCCCCAGAAGTTCTCGCGGCTGCCGA contains the following coding sequences:
- a CDS encoding Tfx family DNA-binding protein, coding for MIDDAESLLAEIGFDADASVLTHRQAQVLVLRERDVPQAEIADALGTSRANVSSIESSARENVRRARETVAFAEALHAPVRVHVSAGTDLYDVPRLVYDACDEADIQVDATAPELMKTISDAAGTAVNRRQVATPLTIGVTADGLVRIRQAE
- a CDS encoding SDR family oxidoreductase, producing MSFDLDETAALVTASSSGLGLASAIALAESGADVAICGRDESRLGKARKRLDAAGEGDVLAVPTDLTDPDEVTALVETTVERFGGIDHLVTSAGGPPATTFDETDDADWYAAYDLLVMSVVWTIEAARPHLAASTHGSVTCITSRTVREPVDGLLLSNSVRRAVVGLVKSLSREFAPEIRANAVLPGTIETARIEELVESGVDRGEYADYEAGLADLAGDIPMGRLGEPRELGDVVAFLASPQASFVTGAEIPVDGGQLRG
- the moeB gene encoding molybdopterin-synthase adenylyltransferase MoeB, producing the protein MSDLRLDATQLDRYSRHVIMDEVGPEGQQRLLEGSALVVGAGGLGSPAIQYLAAAGVGRLSIVDDDEVERSNLQRQVIHGDADVGRPKVDSAADFVAELNPDVTVETHETRLTAETVDELAASYDVVLDATDNFATRYLLNDYCALTGTALSHGAIYRFEGQVTTFTNERNAVESPCYRCVFPEAPEPGTVPDCATTGVLGVLPGTVGCIQATEVVKYLLDQGELLEGRILTYDAMGMQFDEIEVRRNPACPVCGDDPEIESVEEGTYEGTCEIAAD
- a CDS encoding ATP-dependent helicase, which translates into the protein MAPTETKVTRLFGGPGSGKTTALLDHVEDILDDDDVSFRDILVVSYTRAAAQEVRERLAERLDENPRALQGNVCTMHAKAYELLDLSRGDVIGESDKEEFCDDYGIEYEDEYSGAGRRTARSTTIGNKVIATSQWLQRTGREVGDWYDVPFQWNVEEVRLPPEIDPNAQEGNKYTPTWPADDDRIDVPEAIRAWRTYKGDQGKIGFADMLERVKQRSLVPNVDYLVIDEFQDITTLQYDVYQEWKPHVEQVLIAGDDDQVVYSWQGADPALLLEEEVDEDVILPNSYRLPSNVLNAVNQEIRHIDQRQDKDLNPRKEGGSVDARANASMLDVVRMVRQTLVEGDGTVMVLFRARYQMFQFIDEFITEGVPFTSLTDQRLWTDRLTQYVRAVERVDAGEDVDGLQARRLADMLQDSAFGTNDRDALFDEIDDREEEAGVDDLEELAIPADVIRDHAPFMPGPASASDMLRKVTNFQKKSVKAYFAIGSYQGMDTDRVRVGTIHSAKGREADHVIIGTDLTEKVVEQMVATLEGRSADDEPVEVDEHGDPIDTQPLTDIPGCEEFTKTTSPVPILTDNERRVFYVGMSRARERLTILENLVDGAPTLPVDVLLHNRLTDDSLEELIEDAQQPAASDEPEAGPDAEPEVEAP